The following nucleotide sequence is from Brachyspira suanatina.
AAACTTTGCATGTTATTTTCCTTTATATAAAGATTTTTTACTAAAGTATTATTATAATGATTTTATTATTATAATACAATATTAAATTAAAAATACCAAAAAAATATTTTTAAATAAAAATTTTTTAAATATAAATTTTTTATTGTACTTGATATTTATTTATTATCTAATATACTTATAAATATTACTTATTTTGAGATTGGAGTATAAAGGTGAAACATATTAGATTTTTGATTATACTATTGACTTTTAGCTATTCTGTATTCGCATTAACTGCAAATGAAACTAATCTATTTAATGCAATTAATGAACAAAATTCAGATAATGTATCAAATATATTAAATGATTCTACAGATATAGATATAAATGTTCTAGATGCTGAAGGATATACTCCTTTGCATAGAGCGGTATTGAATAAAGATTTGAATACTATAAACGTACTTTTAGAAAATGAAAATATAGATATTAATTCAAAATTGGATATGAAAGTAAGTATAGATGGTTGGTATTTAGGAGGAGCAACTCCGTTAATATTAGCTTCATATATTGGAGATACTAATATTGTTTCAGTTTTACTAGATAATAATGCTGATATTAAAGCACAAGATGATGTTGATGGCAGTATGGCTATACATATGGCTTCTGCTAATGGTAATAATGATGTAGTAATTATGCTTCTTGATAAAGATCCTACTACTATAAATGATGTAGATAATAGAGGAAATACTCCATTACACTGGGCTGCTATGAAAGATAAGCCTGAAACTGTTAAATTATTAATGGAAAATGGGGCAGATATAGAATCTAAAGATGCTGATGGATGGACACCTTTACATTACGCTGCTGCTTTCTCTTCTCTTCAAACTGTACAAACTCTTGTCGATTTAGGTGCTGATAAAACAAGTACAACTAAAGATGGAAATGAGCCTATATACTATGCAAGAGGAGATGATGTTAAAAACTATTTAGCAGGAAATGATAATATAGCAAGAGAAGGTACTCCTGAAGATAGTTTGGAAGGAGATGAAACAGTTGTAGCTGATAATAATACAGAAGATAATAATACAGAAGAAGCTATGAATAATGAGGAAGAAACAGCAGCAGAAGAAGAAGTTACAGCAGAAAATGAAGAATATGCTCAAAATGATACTGTAGATGAAGAAACTGAAGAAGTTTACACTGAAGATACTGTAAATGCTGCTGATTTAGATGTTAAACAATTAGAACTTTTAGTTGCTGTTAAAAATAATGATACAATAGCTTTGAATACTTTAATAAAAGAGGGTGTTAATCCTAATTTTGTAGATGAAAATGGATATACTCCTTTACATTTGGCAGTTATAAATAATAATTTAGATACAGTAGAAGCTTTACTTAAATATAAAGATATCAATAAAGAGGCAAAACTTCCTTATAAAGCTACTTTGGATAATTGGTATTTAGGCGGTGCTACTCCTTTAATAGTTGCTTCTTATGTAGGTAATGCTGATATAGTTTATACTTTAATAGAGGCAGGCTGTGATATGAGAGCTAGAGATGATATAGATGGTGCTATGCCTATACATGTGGCTTCAGCAAACGGCAATGATGATACTGTTATATTGTTATTAGAAAAAGATAAAACATTAGTAAATGAAGCTGACAAAAATGGAAATGATACTCCATTACATTGGGCCGCTATGAAAGATAAGCC
It contains:
- a CDS encoding ankyrin repeat domain-containing protein — encoded protein: MKHIRFLIILLTFSYSVFALTANETNLFNAINEQNSDNVSNILNDSTDIDINVLDAEGYTPLHRAVLNKDLNTINVLLENENIDINSKLDMKVSIDGWYLGGATPLILASYIGDTNIVSVLLDNNADIKAQDDVDGSMAIHMASANGNNDVVIMLLDKDPTTINDVDNRGNTPLHWAAMKDKPETVKLLMENGADIESKDADGWTPLHYAAAFSSLQTVQTLVDLGADKTSTTKDGNEPIYYARGDDVKNYLAGNDNIAREGTPEDSLEGDETVVADNNTEDNNTEEAMNNEEETAAEEEVTAENEEYAQNDTVDEETEEVYTEDTVNAADLDVKQLELLVAVKNNDTIALNTLIKEGVNPNFVDENGYTPLHLAVINNNLDTVEALLKYKDINKEAKLPYKATLDNWYLGGATPLIVASYVGNADIVYTLIEAGCDMRARDDIDGAMPIHVASANGNDDTVILLLEKDKTLVNEADKNGNDTPLHWAAMKDKPSTVNVLLKYGADSKIQNSDGNTALHYAAMYASSDVIKNIVASDKSSVNMANNENMYPIHYAALEDNVDALTALVQNGKADVNIKDSNNDTALHYAAAYGNIDSVMALVEKCNADKTLKDNDGYIAADLALDNGYENIANYLKGAAYIPDNNQEIGNEQELILPEYNKKPNLDKKWW